GATTGAGTGAACTTGTGAGATACATATGATAATGGCGTCAAAAAGGAATGTGAAAAGCGCGAGATTTGGCGACCCCGATTATGAAGAAATATTGGTGCAGTGGGCAGCTGAATGTGACGATCTGCCTTCTGAAGAAAGTGATGTGTCAGAAGCAGAAAATGATGACACAGAAGATAGAAATTTCGAATTGGTTCCTGACGAGTGTTCTGATCATGGTGACGATAATTCAGAGGATGATGTTGATAATATTGGTAAGCCTTCAACGAGCGGTTACATTGCTCCAAGTGGTCTGGTATGGAGTTTGAAACCTtcagcaaaaaataaaattcaaccaCACAACATTATTCGACGTTCGCCAGGACTAGCAAGGAAACATATGGCTGCAATACCAAAAGAAGCGTTTCAGTTATTTGTAACTCCAGTTATTATACAAGAAATTGTGAACTGTACTAATTTAGAGAGCAAACGTGTTTATGGAGCAAAAGGAAAACCGTGGAAAGATGTAACTGTTGATGAATTTCTGCATTCTGTGGTTTACTTATTCATGCGGGAGTTGACAGAAGCTGGGATGTTCCTGCGAGAGAATTATTTTGTGATGAATTTGCCAATCCTGTATACCGAGCCACAATGTCCAGATTTGACGACAAGAGAACCCCCTAATGCGCGTTTGGGAACCAATAAGTTAGCAATGGTATCCTACATTTGGGATTTATTCATTCAGCAATGCAAAACCTGCGTCATACCAGATACTAATGTAACTATTGATGAACAACTCGTTGGGTTTAGAGGTAGATTCACATTCGTTCAATATATGCCAAGTAAACCGGCAAAATATggacttaaaatattttggatgtGTGAATCTACGTCTGGTTATACTTTGGATGGTTTAGTTTATGTTGGTCGCCAGCCCGGAGAACCTCCACGTAAAAACCTGGAGCTTGAAGTAGTACAAACTCTTGTGCGTGGCATTCATAATTCTGGTCGCAATCTCACCATAGACAATTTCTTCACTAGTATTCCGCTAGCAACTTATCTGttggataaaaatattactgtTGTGGGTACACTACGTCAGAATAAGCGTGACATTCCGAGAGAAATGAAAGCCTCAAAAGATCGTGTAGTTCAAAATAACGTATCCATGGTAAGTAAAAAGAATCTATCAATGACGACACTAAGAAGAAGCCTGAAATCATCTctcattataataaaacaaagggCAGTGTTGACATCATGGATCAAATGATGTCGACATACACGTGCAAGAGGCAAAGTAAACGATGGCCCaatacatttttcttcaacatcaTTGATGTTGATGTTGCAGCACTACCCAAACTACAACATAGGAGTGACTCACAAACGCAGaatgtttttgaaagatttagTGAAGGAACTAGTGATACCACATATGCAGAGAAGATCTACTAACCCTAACCTACGGCGTACTGTCCGGGAGTGTATGAGCAGATTTATTGATATATGTGGTCCGCCAGCCGCTCACACAAGTGCAACAATTAAGAGAAAAAGATGCTCAGTATGTCCCGCTGTTAAATTATTGAATGCCAATTTGATGTTaattaatgtcattttgattttgataatgCCAATTTGATTATGACAGTTGCCAAATTGGTTTTGTTTAATgccattttgaatttgatttaCATATGTCAATTTGAACGTGAAAAGGTATAtgatcattcaggtttagccgtctttagagacgtttttaagataataagttttgaacttaattagaattttgacgttaaaattttaacatcatctttaaaaatttgtgaaaaatcgatttcttaagATATCGTAATGAAATTGTGgtgagttatagaagaaactatgtaGTTTGTCATGAACAAACATATAAAAATCTCTatccgtttttgagataataaaattttaagttaactaGAATTTTGACGTTAACATtttaacatcatttttaaaaatttttgaaaaatcgacttcttaagatatcttgataaAATTGTGGTGACTTGTAGAGGAATCTATGTAGTTTTTCATGAATAAATCCGCATAtaaaaatctctattcgtttttgagataataagtATTGAACTTAACTAGAATTTtaacgttaaaattttaacatcatttttaaaaatttgtgaaaaatcgacttcttaagatatcttaataaaattgtggGAATTTATTGAGGAAACCATGTAGTTTTTCATGAACAAACTCGCATATAAAAATCTCTATTcgattttgagataataagttTTGAACTTAACTAgaattttgatgttaaaattttaacatcattttcaaaaatttgtgaaaaatcgatttcttaagatatcttgatgaaattgtGGGGATTTAGAGATTAAACTATGTAGTTTTTAGAGACTagaacccaaatgattctagttctaggtacagtgttagttctacatagtaacagtgctagtgaaaaactaaaactaacactatacctagaactagcatcattcgagtttagccgtttttaaagacgtgcggctcttagttctaatgacagtACAACTGCAAgtgaaaaactagaactaacactatacctagaactagaatcattcgggtttagccgtctttagagacgtgcgggttaacccaaatgattctagttcatATTTTAGcacttaataacaattaaaactagaactaacactagacctagaactagaatcattcgggtttagccgtcttgaaatacgtgcggctaaatccgaatgt
This region of Onthophagus taurus isolate NC chromosome 3, IU_Otau_3.0, whole genome shotgun sequence genomic DNA includes:
- the LOC111419591 gene encoding piggyBac transposable element-derived protein 4-like; translated protein: MASKRNVKSARFGDPDYEEILVQWAAECDDLPSEESDVSEAENDDTEDRNFELVPDECSDHGDDNSEDDVDNIGKPSTSGYIAPSGLVWSLKPSAKNKIQPHNIIRRSPGLARKHMAAIPKEAFQLFVTPVIIQEIVNCTNLESKRVYGAKGKPWKDVTVDEFLHSVVYLFMRELTEAGMFLRENYFVMNLPILYTEPQCPDLTTREPPNARLGTNKLAMVSYIWDLFIQQCKTCVIPDTNVTIDEQLVGFRGRFTFVQYMPSKPAKYGLKIFWMCESTSGYTLDGLVYVGRQPGEPPRKNLELEVVQTLVRGIHNSGRNLTIDNFFTSIPLATYLLDKNITVVGTLRQNKRDIPREMKASKDRVVQNNVSMGSVDIMDQMMSTYTCKRQSKRWPNTFFFNIIDVDVAALPKLQHRSDSQTQNVFERFSEGTSDTTYAEKIY